DNA from Malus sylvestris chromosome 11, drMalSylv7.2, whole genome shotgun sequence:
GCATGTTCTCCTGTAAAATGTAGCAGCTGCCTGGATAGCCTTGACACCACCCACTTGCTTTTCTTGCTTTTCTCTAAAGTGACAGCTGCCTGGACAGCCTTTCCGACACCACCCATTTGCTTTTCTCTAGCTTTCTCAAAGAATGAGAATATGCATGATGGTGGGCATCTTCGtcgacaaaagcaaaagtagacaGGATAGCAATGCGACTGGAAATCACCATGCCCGAGCTGACCAAACGAGCCATATCCGCATGTGAAAAGATCTCATGCATCCCTTCCCCATGTCAGTACCTTCCCACCTGAGGTTAAGGCAAGAACgtgagcggtgcctcttcggaattcATGCATGATGAGGTCACGAGTGTTCTGGTCCATGTCACCGTGGGTGGCGGAGATAGTGTGGTCGCGGCTTCTCATCTTGTCAATAAGCCAGTCCACCTTGATCCTGGTGTTAATGGAAATGACATTCTGGGTGATGGTCAGGGTCTCATACAAATCACAAAGGGTCTCGAGCTTTCATTCTTCTTTATCAACATTGACATATAACTGCTTGATACCCTCAAGGGTGAGCTCATCACGCTTTACCAAGATCCTCACATGTTTGTTCATAAACTTCCTTGTGATTTCGAGGGCTTCAGGTGGCATGGTAGCAGAAAACACCCCAACCTGAACCTTTGATGGCAGGAGCTGGAAAATGTCGTAGATCTGATCCTTAAAACCACAGGAAATCATTTCATCAGCTTCATCTAATACAAACATCTTGATGTAATCTGGGCGAAGTGACTGCCTTCTCAACATGTCAAACACACGACCAGGGGTTCCAACAACAACATGAACACCAGCTTGAAGAATGCGTTGATCATCACGAACACTTGTCCCACCAACATAAGCATGAACCCTTACGTACAACTAGGGAAACTCCGACGGAGAGCTCGAGAGCCTAGAACTTCAGGCTCCGTCACGGCGAAGAAAGTGGTATGTTGGTGGGATCCCAGTAGTGGCACAACGCCGCTCATTGAAATCGCCCTGCATATTTTCCGATATGAACGGTGTACGACACAGAGGGTAATTCTTCTGATCATACCCGACCCACCGATCTACGCACCTTTTGTGGAAGACGTGACGACAATTCGTGAGCCGTCGTATCTCGTCCTCGCCCTCGAACTTGTACAAGCACACGATGCACGACTCCGGGGGGTCCATCAGGTCCGAGAACTTCACCAGTGGTAGAATTTCCCAGATCAAAACTGCAAAGACGGAGTGGAACTCCGGGAATCGGGCCGACGGGTCGGACCAGGCATTGTCCTGTTCGATGAAATATTAGAGAcccaacaaggagaagaaggcggGGATGAATTTTCGGATTAGACCCAACAAAGAGAGTGTTTGGATGAAGAGCTTTGGGAGCAGAAGTTGTGTGTACCCAACTGGGAACCCCATAAAAAAGCTTCGAGCTTTGAGGTTTCGGGTtgtgttgttttttgtttggatagTCGCCAAATTGAGGGGAAAACGAGAAAGAGAGAGCGATGAAGAGACTGGAGAGGTCTTGTGGGTATTTTGTTACCGAAGTTGAGATCACAGGGCATGTCCCCATTGAAGCTGCGACGTCTCCGAGGGCATGGTGGGCCAGACTTCCACCCATAGTAAAATATCTTTATGGTCACCTTGTTGATCCTATTTTCTCTTCGTTTGAAGACGAAAGGAGTAATTTTGCCTGAGGAATTGTGAGCTTCCCACCCAGAAACTGTCTGTGCGTGATTTGGAGTCGTCTAAGCCATGGGGGTCAAATTGGCCTTTGATCTTAGGATCTCTTAATGGAGCTGAAGATCTTGTGGAGTGGGATGGTGGAAGTAGTAGCTAGTCAattgggttttgcagattcacggcggaggtaaaaaaaatgaaatagaaccaacacaacttttcgtatcaattcccacagacggcgccaaatgttaatgcacaaaaccggaggggtcttggaacaacgtaaatccgaccgtgaatctgccaGAAGGGGATaatacaagatgtattgtggttcactccaatgtttgggctacgtccacactgatattgtatttctttgtgagggagagagagcctcTGAATAGGAGAGTGAGGCTTCTGAGGGTGGGagtcaggcctaagaattggcctccctcaatgaggagagtgaggagtccttttatagaataagggctcctcacttattacaaaTTTGCttattcatttattacataattacatttgagtccctcgagtatttatacgatatctaaatacagagaccctaagtatggtacaaacaaattattatatatagtTTTGAAGAAATTTGATCTTTCAACCACAATACTAATCCACTATAAGCATTCACATTGGTTTAAATAGGTGATAAATTCCGGCCaaggttttttaaaacaaaattggaaATAACCTGTTTTTGATTGAAAAAAAACCTTGTAGGCAGTATCTGGTTCCAAACAATCGGATAAGAAAAAGGTGAAGATTCCATATCCTTATATTCCTTACCTTTTATAATGTTCTTGACAACTTACACCACCCAATTTTCCATAAACATTGAGTAATGTGCATTTGGGGATCAATATGTAATTTTCTAGGAATAGCAACAAAAGTAAAagaataacttttttttttttcctgaaagAATTGTTACactaaagaagaaaagaaacaatTTTACAGTTACACAATGCAAAAGTGGCAAAATGTAGTAAATATAGAGAGTGGAGAAAGATATTGGGATTTTGGATCGTATCCGGATTGTAATGTTCGGAGCTTAAGGATTAAGAAATCCGAGTCCTTAGTTTGTGTGAAAGAGAAATCGGATCCCTTGATTTGTGTGAGGCAGACCATTTGAATGAGTTAATTGACAGAAGGCAGAAAAGGAAAGTCACTTTATTTACAATTACAAAAAAGAATTTAGGCATATCTTATTGTCGAACTCAGTTTGAGTGGTTCCCGTattgcttgatcttgaactctACATAATGAGATCCGTAGTGGATCTTTGTCCAGATATTGGCAACTTTTGATGCATATGCACAGTGCATTTACAAAGATGGAAGCTATTTTGGGCATTTGCGTTACGATTTTTGCGAGGTGAAACCCATAattgtcattaaaaaaattccattcaataatataaatataaatgagaACAAATTCAGTAGGATTTTAGCAAGTGAGAATATGGTTTTGGATTGTGTTTGCATAGTTCCATTTTTTTATGATTTAAGAAAATTGTAGTCATCCACCCATTGTTTGATCTTGATACAATGGTGGACGGAAAGGTACAACATTAAAGGTTAAATAATCACCTACCGTTAGATTAAAGTCGAATGATGGAAGATCATAATTTCCTTGGACCATGGGGTGTAAGAGAACAATACCAACAACTTGCATACCATCATCTTACCATAGCaaaagtaataatctaatcatcaagaaccacatcattttgtttgcaaatgtaatttaaaaaatttgaccTCCCTATCATCATTCAAAATTATTTACTTCGATATAAAATTTCACTAATATGGTCCAAAATCAGCGGCCTAAACTTAAAGTGTGTACTTtgagcaaggttctaaaagacgctaggcgctagtcgggcaaCGAGCTAaggcctagtgcctaggcggctaggtaGATTTAAGTAATTCTAttgtatttcgtgtaaataattatctgtttatacttaaaatatatataatttcatcat
Protein-coding regions in this window:
- the LOC126590445 gene encoding eukaryotic initiation factor 4A-2-like, producing the protein MGGSLAHHALGDVAASMGTCPVISTSDNAWSDPSARFPEFHSVFAVLIWEILPLVKFSDLMDPPESCIVCLYKFEGEDEIRRLTNCRHVFHKRVHAYVGGTSVRDDQRILQAGVHVVVGTPGRVFDMLRRQSLRPDYIKMFVLDEADEMISCGFKDQIYDIFQLLPSKVQVGVFSATMPPEALEITRKFMNKHVRILVKRDELTLEGIKQLYVNVDKEE